From a single Pseudalkalibacillus hwajinpoensis genomic region:
- a CDS encoding sigma-54-dependent transcriptional regulator — protein sequence MAVKVGIVDDETTLRLTLQMFLEDEGYEVRTGATLEEGWQLVDEFSPQVLLLDIRLPDGNGLDSLHEFRERYPNMAVMMLTAYGDAKTAVRAIKEGAFDYLTKPFELEELKITLEKWIKQHHLEKEVERYREEERRTKLVQMIGESEQMNELKDKISLIAESNDTTVLVRGETGTGKELVARSVHQQSKRHDGPFVAVNCASIPADLIEIELFGREKNSVTDHSESKVGLMEWADGGTLFLDEIGDLSLDIQVKLLRFLEDKKIKRIGSVHDIEMDVRVIAATNRSLEEMIQEKEFRSDLYYRLNVVPIKLSPLRERENDIVMLTEHFLDEFCQQMRKETPTLRADAKKRLLNYGWPGNVRELKNTIERIAILHQESELAAHHFDFLNPVEGYVEGSKSIEHVVFDDQFSLEDHIERIEKKYIEKAIQESKWNITQAGKLLGISRYALQRRIEKYNIT from the coding sequence ATGGCTGTCAAAGTAGGGATTGTCGATGATGAAACAACGTTACGTCTTACGCTCCAGATGTTCCTCGAAGACGAAGGATATGAAGTAAGAACGGGAGCAACGCTTGAAGAGGGCTGGCAGTTAGTGGACGAATTCAGTCCACAAGTTCTGTTGCTTGACATTCGTTTGCCTGATGGAAATGGTCTGGATTCGCTTCATGAATTCAGAGAGCGATATCCGAACATGGCTGTCATGATGTTAACGGCATATGGGGATGCGAAAACAGCAGTAAGAGCGATTAAAGAAGGGGCATTTGATTATTTAACAAAACCATTTGAGCTAGAAGAGCTGAAAATCACGCTGGAAAAATGGATTAAGCAGCACCATCTTGAGAAAGAAGTAGAGCGGTATAGAGAAGAAGAGCGGCGGACAAAGCTCGTTCAAATGATTGGTGAAAGTGAGCAAATGAACGAATTGAAAGACAAGATTTCGTTAATCGCTGAAAGCAATGACACGACTGTTCTAGTTAGAGGGGAGACTGGTACAGGGAAGGAGCTTGTTGCACGAAGCGTCCATCAGCAAAGTAAGCGTCATGATGGACCATTTGTGGCAGTGAATTGTGCAAGCATTCCTGCGGATTTAATTGAAATCGAATTATTCGGCAGAGAGAAAAATAGCGTGACGGATCACTCCGAGTCTAAAGTAGGCTTAATGGAGTGGGCTGATGGCGGAACGCTATTCCTTGATGAAATTGGAGACCTATCACTGGATATTCAGGTCAAACTTCTTAGATTTCTTGAAGACAAGAAGATCAAACGTATTGGAAGTGTGCACGATATTGAGATGGATGTGCGCGTGATCGCTGCAACGAATCGCTCGCTTGAGGAAATGATTCAGGAGAAGGAATTTCGTTCGGACCTCTACTACCGGTTGAACGTTGTACCGATTAAATTATCGCCTTTACGTGAGCGAGAGAATGATATTGTGATGCTCACAGAGCATTTCCTGGACGAGTTCTGTCAGCAAATGCGTAAAGAAACACCGACATTACGAGCTGATGCTAAAAAACGGTTATTAAACTATGGGTGGCCTGGCAATGTAAGAGAGCTTAAAAATACGATCGAACGAATCGCCATTCTACATCAAGAAAGTGAACTAGCTGCACATCACTTTGACTTTCTTAATCCGGTAGAAGGGTATGTAGAAGGCTCTAAATCAATTGAACATGTGGTGTTTGATGATCAGTTCTCCTTAGAAGATCATATTGAAAGGATTGAAAAGAAGTATATTGAGAAAGCGATTCAAGAATCGAAATGGAACATTACTCAGGCCGGAAAGCTATTAGGAATCAGTAGATATGCGCTTCAGCGTCGAATTGAAAAATATAATATTACGTGA
- a CDS encoding sensor histidine kinase, protein MKDLDIKENRKDEIGVLSTSLKEMFLTLDERNRQIEKIKQLNETILNSVHVGMVLVIEGMDSVYNEAAQTMMEEDHLLKERLRKLTIHETSRRSEEIWDHKHKEEKVYYAVNYKVLSTAEKHRSIITFEDITNRRKLEQRVERMSRLASLGEMASGIAHEIRNPLAGIKTTTELLIRRLNLSNDQLALTENMLLDIDRVNKIITNILQFSRPMDSNPSMVKVDETVRSLVLLMKRIASEKNVTLQHVENAYDIMVDRDHLRQILLNLILNGINAMPDGGELTLSSKRSDNDITITVSDTGIGMDDSVMEKIFDPFYTTRSQGTGLGLSIVHQLVVQNKGEIDVRSTIGKGTTFRITFPTRKEGE, encoded by the coding sequence GTGAAAGACCTTGATATTAAAGAAAACCGTAAAGATGAAATAGGAGTCCTCTCAACATCACTGAAGGAAATGTTCCTAACGCTTGATGAGCGGAATAGACAAATTGAGAAAATCAAACAGCTTAATGAAACCATTTTAAATAGCGTTCATGTTGGGATGGTGCTCGTCATTGAAGGAATGGACTCCGTTTATAACGAAGCAGCTCAAACAATGATGGAAGAAGACCATTTGCTAAAAGAGCGCCTGAGGAAATTAACCATTCATGAAACGAGTAGAAGAAGTGAAGAAATATGGGATCACAAACATAAGGAAGAGAAAGTCTATTACGCAGTCAACTATAAGGTTCTGAGTACAGCAGAGAAACACCGTTCCATTATTACATTTGAGGATATTACCAATAGGAGAAAGTTAGAGCAGCGTGTTGAACGGATGTCTCGCTTAGCCTCGTTGGGTGAAATGGCGTCTGGTATTGCCCACGAAATACGTAATCCACTAGCAGGTATCAAAACAACGACCGAATTATTAATACGCAGGCTTAATTTAAGTAATGATCAGCTTGCATTGACTGAGAACATGCTGCTAGATATTGATCGAGTTAATAAAATCATTACGAATATCCTTCAATTTTCGCGACCTATGGATTCCAATCCGTCAATGGTAAAAGTAGATGAAACGGTTCGTTCCCTTGTATTATTAATGAAAAGAATAGCAAGCGAAAAAAATGTGACGCTCCAACATGTTGAAAACGCTTATGACATCATGGTTGATCGTGACCACCTTCGTCAAATTCTATTAAATTTAATACTGAATGGAATCAATGCGATGCCGGATGGAGGAGAGTTAACACTTTCAAGTAAGCGATCCGATAATGATATAACGATTACCGTATCAGATACTGGCATTGGAATGGATGATAGTGTGATGGAGAAAATATTTGATCCTTTTTATACCACGCGTTCTCAAGGGACTGGTCTTGGTCTCTCAATTGTTCATCAGTTAGTCGTTCAGAACAAAGGCGAAATTGATGTGAGAAGTACGATAGGAAAAGGCACGACATTTAGGATCACATTTCCAACAAGAAAGGAGGGGGAGTAA
- a CDS encoding sodium:solute symporter family transporter: MDELMYLGVFLIYTIAILILGKHGFDKTDELIGYFLAGRNLSLLPSIASFCATWFSAASLLGLPGLIYAGGVSVIWTTALAWLLGIIGLLFISSKLYTYNVVTVPEFFLVRYDSKLLQIWIGLILSVSYLLYVVIQIRGFGIVVSQMLDIPYTVSVFLIYIFVLYTTFGGLHSVARTDIFHFCLILFGTILGAIFIVTESSIILSNSPSILVHFQIFKNIRC, from the coding sequence ATGGATGAATTGATGTATTTAGGTGTTTTTCTCATATATACAATTGCAATCTTGATACTCGGAAAACACGGATTCGACAAGACAGATGAATTGATAGGCTACTTTCTGGCAGGAAGAAACCTTTCCTTGCTTCCAAGTATTGCTTCTTTTTGTGCCACATGGTTCAGTGCCGCATCGCTTCTTGGGTTACCAGGGTTAATTTATGCAGGTGGGGTATCGGTAATCTGGACAACCGCTCTTGCATGGCTGCTCGGCATCATCGGTCTCTTATTTATTTCATCCAAGCTTTATACATATAACGTTGTGACTGTACCAGAGTTTTTCCTGGTGCGATATGATTCGAAACTTCTGCAAATATGGATTGGCCTCATACTAAGTGTTAGTTATTTGTTGTATGTCGTGATTCAAATTCGCGGCTTCGGAATTGTCGTCAGCCAAATGCTCGACATCCCTTATACAGTAAGTGTGTTTTTAATTTATATCTTTGTTCTGTACACTACTTTTGGCGGGCTCCATTCGGTAGCCCGAACCGATATTTTTCATTTCTGCTTGATTCTCTTCGGAACGATCCTTGGGGCGATCTTTATTGTTACCGAAAGCTCTATTATCCTATCCAATTCTCCTTCTATTCTGGTTCACTTCCAGATATTCAAAAATATACGCTGCTAA
- a CDS encoding GNAT family N-acetyltransferase has product MEIKRLSPSDAEAYWELRLEALKNNPEAFASSYEEAILKDDPIESTARNMKSGVTFGAFEGDELIGVITLVRGTGIKVRHKADLFAVYVTPNKRGKGAGRALLSHVLEYAKHQDGLLKLSVSVVSTNENAKHLYKSFGFKTILIEEKALFVKGNFLDEEHMVQFF; this is encoded by the coding sequence ATGGAGATTAAAAGACTATCACCAAGTGATGCAGAAGCTTATTGGGAGCTGAGATTAGAAGCATTAAAGAACAACCCGGAAGCATTTGCATCAAGCTATGAAGAAGCAATTTTAAAGGATGATCCCATAGAAAGTACGGCGAGAAATATGAAGTCAGGTGTCACATTCGGTGCTTTTGAAGGTGATGAACTAATTGGTGTTATCACGTTGGTAAGGGGAACCGGAATCAAGGTGCGTCATAAAGCAGATCTCTTTGCTGTTTACGTGACACCGAATAAGCGGGGCAAAGGCGCAGGACGAGCATTACTTTCGCATGTTCTTGAATATGCGAAACATCAGGATGGTCTTCTAAAGCTAAGCGTATCCGTAGTCTCAACAAATGAGAATGCTAAGCACCTGTACAAAAGCTTTGGTTTTAAGACTATTTTGATTGAAGAGAAAGCCCTTTTTGTTAAAGGAAACTTTTTGGATGAAGAGCATATGGTCCAATTTTTCTAG
- a CDS encoding alpha/beta hydrolase, which translates to MENHSVLKGAEPFYFEGNEIGVLVLHGFTGSTQSMRFLGEQLASEGYTVYGPRLQGHGTHYEDMEQSTYEEWVQSVVQGYQWIKERCDQIFIAGLSMGGTLTLYLAGKYPEVKGIMPINAAIDIPDLEQMRGQTEPRFLDAIGSDIKAEGVTELAYEKTPIKSIQEILELMELTRKELRSIKMPALIFKSLEDHVVPPENSDHIYEEMSSEKKEIVELHGSYHVATLDNDKELIAEKCKAFIAKLSSQHSWEEK; encoded by the coding sequence ATGGAAAACCATTCAGTTTTAAAAGGAGCGGAACCGTTTTATTTTGAAGGTAATGAGATTGGTGTTCTTGTCCTGCATGGCTTTACAGGCTCTACTCAGAGCATGCGCTTTCTCGGAGAACAACTTGCTTCAGAAGGATACACGGTGTACGGCCCGAGGTTACAGGGGCACGGGACTCACTACGAAGACATGGAGCAAAGTACATATGAAGAATGGGTTCAGTCTGTTGTACAAGGGTACCAGTGGATAAAAGAGCGGTGTGACCAGATTTTCATTGCAGGTCTTTCAATGGGCGGCACGCTGACGCTTTATTTAGCAGGGAAATATCCCGAGGTAAAAGGAATCATGCCGATTAATGCAGCAATTGACATACCTGATCTTGAACAAATGAGAGGACAGACAGAACCGCGTTTTCTAGATGCAATTGGATCTGATATCAAAGCTGAAGGTGTTACAGAACTTGCTTATGAGAAGACGCCGATAAAATCCATTCAGGAAATACTCGAATTGATGGAGCTCACTCGGAAGGAGCTTCGTTCAATTAAGATGCCAGCATTGATTTTTAAATCTCTAGAAGATCATGTTGTCCCACCTGAAAATTCTGATCATATCTATGAAGAAATGTCATCGGAAAAGAAAGAGATAGTTGAACTGCATGGAAGCTATCATGTCGCAACGCTCGACAATGATAAAGAGTTAATTGCTGAAAAGTGTAAAGCGTTTATAGCAAAGTTAAGTTCGCAGCACTCTTGGGAGGAGAAGTAG
- a CDS encoding Fur-regulated basic protein FbpA: MTDLKLTSNNDAQEKQSYIYRLLDRGIYKIKNKQLYECSLEELEDLLRRPII, encoded by the coding sequence GTGACAGATCTTAAACTCACCAGTAACAACGACGCTCAGGAAAAACAATCTTACATTTACCGTCTTTTAGACCGTGGTATTTATAAAATAAAGAATAAGCAGCTCTATGAATGTTCACTTGAAGAGCTTGAAGATCTGCTTAGAAGACCTATTATCTAA
- a CDS encoding GNAT family N-acetyltransferase, which translates to MNTDYDITEQFIILRTSCTHDEEAEEFMGVLKQYMGEEKRNEKMFTNQVNEDLYLRMYTVDDAEALYHLIDESRDYLKEWLAWVDYNTDVEASRDFIQGTLNGVVETGGYPKTLAIIYKNELAGTVGFNEVNRTHQYATIGYWLSEKFQRKGIVTEACRGIIDLGFKVMRLNRIEIRVASGNKKSRAIPERLGFKEEGVLRQVELVNGQFYDHVVYCMLKDEWSGKKDKQVD; encoded by the coding sequence TTGAACACTGATTACGATATAACGGAACAGTTTATCATTTTACGAACAAGTTGCACGCATGATGAAGAAGCAGAGGAATTTATGGGCGTTCTGAAACAATACATGGGAGAAGAAAAGAGGAATGAGAAAATGTTTACAAACCAGGTCAATGAAGATCTTTATTTACGAATGTATACAGTAGATGATGCAGAAGCGCTTTACCATTTGATTGATGAATCAAGAGATTACTTGAAAGAGTGGCTGGCGTGGGTAGATTACAATACTGATGTGGAAGCCTCCCGTGATTTTATCCAGGGTACGCTAAACGGAGTTGTTGAGACAGGGGGGTACCCCAAAACACTGGCCATTATCTATAAAAATGAGCTTGCAGGAACAGTTGGCTTTAATGAGGTCAATCGCACGCATCAGTACGCGACGATCGGCTACTGGCTCAGTGAAAAGTTTCAGAGAAAGGGCATTGTTACGGAAGCATGCCGGGGAATTATCGATTTAGGCTTTAAGGTTATGCGTTTGAATCGTATAGAGATTCGTGTGGCATCTGGTAACAAAAAGAGCCGTGCTATTCCTGAACGGCTGGGTTTTAAAGAAGAAGGTGTTCTCAGGCAAGTGGAGCTTGTTAATGGGCAGTTTTATGATCATGTGGTGTATTGCATGTTGAAAGATGAGTGGAGCGGGAAGAAGGATAAGCAGGTTGACTAA